CGATCCCGACGACCCCCATAGCAATGTCGAGCGGATCGCGGTAGGCGATCGCCAGCGCGACGACGACGAACAGCAGAGCCAGCGGACCGACGATCGCGAGGCTGTCACCCATCGAGTTCTCGATCTCGTCGGTGATGATCCCGGCGCCGAAGACGACGTACTCCTGTTCGTCCTGGTTCGCGAGCTCGCGCAGATCGAGCTGGCTTTCGAGGGTCTCGTCCATCTCGCCGCCCATCTCCATGTCGTCGCCGCCGGCGGTCTCCTGGGAGACCATCGTCATCCGGGCGTCGGCCTCGGTCGAACCGGGCTCGTAGTCCGAGGGCATGAATCCGAGCGCCGCGCCCTCGTCGCCGTCGTCGTCTTCGTCGAGGACGTCCTGGAGGAGGTCCTCGAACTCCTCGTCGTCCAGGTCCTCGAGGGCCTCGACCTGCTCGTCGAGCGACGGCGTCTCGTCGTCTTCCTCGAGCTCCTCCCAGCCTTCTTCGAGCGCCTCGGCGTCGTCCTCGAGCTGCTCGTACTCCTCTTCGAGTACACCCAGCGTCGCGCCGGTGTAGATCCCCTCGAGCGCCTCGTTGAGCTCCTGATACTCGGGGCTCTCCTCGGGATCGTCCGGCATCTGTTCGATCGCGAAGCGGTTGGACTCGATCTCGCGGGCCTGCTCGGCGAGCTCCTCGTACTGGTCGGTCTGATCCTCGTCGAGCTCCGCGTCGGCCGCGGCCTCGGCGATTGTCGTCTCGATCTCGGCCTCGATCGCCTCGGCCTCCGCGTCGTCACCGGCCTCGGACGCCGCCTCGTACTCCTGCTGGAGCTCGAGGACGTCGTCGAGCCCGTCCTCGAGGACTCCGCTTCGCTCCTCGAGCTCTGCTTCCTGCTGCTCGAGGCTCTCGGCGTCGTCCTCGAGGGCTTGTCCGTCGGCCTCGAGCGCTTCGGCTTCGGCCTCGAGCTCGGCGAACTCATCCTCGAGGACGCCCGCGGTTGCGGCGGTGAAGACCTCCTCGAGCTCCTCTTCGTCCGGTCCGATTCCCGCGTCGGCGGGATCGAACTCGTCAGGGTCGGCGTCAGCCGCGTCCTCGAGTTCGGCGGCCTCCGCTTCGAGAGCTTCCTGCTGTTCCTCGAGCGCTTCGGCTTCGGCCTCGAGTTCGGCGAACTCATCCTCGAGGACGCCCGCGGTTGCGGCGGTGAAGACCTCCTCGAGCTCGCCCTCGTCGGGTTCGAGTCCCGCGTCGGCGGGATCGGGCTGTGCCTCGTCGCCGTCGCCCTCGAGTTCGGCGGCCTGGGCCTCGAGCTCTTCGCGGTCCGCGTCGAGCTCGGCCGCGTCGTCCTCGAGCTGTTCGTACTCCGAACCGAGGATGCCCGTGGCTACGGTGGTGAGCGCGTCGGAGTCGCCGTCCGCGGCGGCTGCGAGCGCTCCGAGCCCGTCGGCCGGATCGAGGTCGTCCTCGTCGGCCGCGACGTCCTCGGGATCGGACTCGGCGAGCGCCTCGAGCTCGGCGGCCTGCTGGCCGTTGAGGTCGGCTTCCTCGATCGTCTCCTGGATCGTCGTCTCGATCTCGTCCTCGAGTTCGGCAGCGGTCGCCTCGTCGTCCGTCGCCGCTAGCTCCGCGCGGAGCTCGGCGGCTTCGAGAAGTCCGTCCTCGAGAGTCTCGGTTTGCTCCTCGAAGTCGGCCTCGCGGTCCGCGAGGTCGTCGGCGCGCTCCTCGAGTTCTGCCTGCTGGGCCTCGAGTTCGTCGGCGCCGTTCGTCGGGAGCTCGTCGACGTCGTCGGTGTCGATCTCCTCGCGGGCCGTCTCGACGGCGGCCTCGTACTCGGCGGCTTGCTCGTCGTCGAGGTCGGCCTCGGCGATCGTCTCTTCGACCGTCGCCTCGATCTCTTCTTCAGCCTCGGCGGCAGCCGCGTCGTCGCCGGCCGCGCTCGCCAGCTCGTACTCGTACTCGAGTTCGATTACGTCCTCGAGTCCCGACTGAAGCGTCTCGGTTCGCTCCTCGAGTTCGGCCTCCTGCTGTTCGAGCGCTGCGGCCTGGCTCTCGAGTTCCGCCTGCTGGGCCTCGAGCTCCGCGGCGTCGCCGCCGGCGAGTTCGGCGAGCTCCTCCTCGGAGACGGTGATCTCCTCGCGAGCCGTCTCGACGGCAGCCTCATACTCGGCGGCCTGCTGGTCGTCGAGCTCGGCCTCGGCGATCGTCTCCTCGACCGTTGCTTCGATCTCCGCTTCGGCCTCGTTAGCGGCGGCCTCGTCGCCGGCCGCGCTCGCCAGCTCGTACTCGTACTCGAGTTCGATTACGTCCTCGAGTCCCGACTGAAGCGTCTCGGTTCGCTCCTCAAGTTCGGCCTCCTGCTGTTCGATCGCTGCGGCCTGGTTCTCGAGCTCCGCCTGCTGGGTCTCGAGGGCCTCGGCGTCGGCCTCGAGCTGTTCGTACTCCTCCTGGAGCACGCCCATGGTCGCGCCGGTGTAGATCTCCTCGAGCGCCTCGTCGAGCTCCTGGTACTCGGGGAGCTCCTCGGGCGGAAGCTCGGCCTGTCGCTCGAGCATCCAGCGGTTGGACTCGACCTCCCGGGCGTCCTCGGCGAACTCCTCGTACTCGTCGGCCTGGTCCGCGTCGAGTTCGGCTTCGTCGACGGTTTCGTCGATCGTCGCCTCGATCTCGGCGTCGATTTCGTCGGCCGCGGCCTCGTCGCCGTCGGCCGACGCCTCCTCGTACTCTCGCTGGAGTTCGGTAACCTCGTCGATACCCTCCTCGAGGACGTCGCTACGGTTCTCGAGTTCGGCCTCGCGATCCTCGAGCTCGTCGGCGCGAGCCTCGAGCTCGTCGATCTCCTCGTTCGTGATCGCGGTCATCGCGAGGATGTTCTCGACGCCGGTGATCGGGTCTTCGTCGGCCAGCGTTTCGTTGAGCGACTCGTTGTCGTGAATCTCCTGCTGGAACTCGAGCGAGCTGATCAGCGACTCCTGTGAGAGGACGTTCCCCTCGTCGTCCCTGTGTATCAGCTGGACGGAAGTCGTGTTCTCGTCACCCTCCGCGGCGAACTGGTCGTCCATCTCCTCGAGGGCCTGGGCCTCCTCGGACTCGCCTTCGAACTGGTCGAGCGAGGAGTCGTCGTCGACCATCGGGACCCCGGCGCCGACGAGCGCCGTGGTCAACAGTAACACGACGATGACGATCTTGGAGTAGGACGTGAGTAGCTCCGAAAAGCGATACGGAAGGCTCATCCGCTCACCTCGGGAATACGGGCGGATCTGGAACGAGGGGACATTCTGTTGTTATCATCCTACAAACTCTCCGCTTATACGTTTTCGGATCTCCCATCTCCGGGACGACGTCGGTATCACTGTCGCTTGCGGCGGTCGGATATCGAAAAAGCGGCACCCGCGTCGCGACCGTTGAGCTACTCGATCGAGATCGTCTGTAAGTCCTCGGCGAACCGGACGTCGCCGTCGTAGTGGTTCCCGATCGACTCGAGCATCTCCTCGTGGCGGCCGTCGGTGTGTGGGTAGAGGTGCGTGAGGTAGACCCGGCCGAGCTCCCGGTCGGCCAGTTCGCGACCGAGCGTTTCGGGGGTCGGGTGGTTCGAGACGTCGACGTCATCCGGGAACGAACAGTCGTGGGCGAGAATCGCCGACCCCTCCGCGAAGTTCGCCAGCCCGGCAAAAGCCTCGCTGTCGCCGCTGAACGTGAACAGATCGCCGAACCGGTAGGCCAGACACGGCAGCGAGTGGCGGGTCTCGTAGGCCGCGACGTCGAAGCCAGCGACCGAGAACTCGCCGGGATGGACCTCCCGGAGCTGCAGGTCGAGCCGGTCTTGCATATAGTCGTGGACGTCGAGTAGGTCGTCGACCAGCGACTTCGTTCCCTGCGGTCCGACGATCTCGAGGTGGTCCTCGCCGGCGAGCCAGCGCGCTTTCATCAGCGGCAGCAGGTCCGCGACATGGTCGAGGTGGTGGTGAGTCAACAGAACCGTCGAGACGCTCTCGTAGCCGACGCCGGACTGCTGGAGCCGGTGGAGGACTCCGGAGCCGCAGTCGATCAGCAGGGTTCGGCCCTCGTCCTGGACGAGGACGCCGGTCTGGAAGCGTTCGCCCGTGGGCATCGCACTGCCCGTGCCGAGAAAGGTGACGCGCATACCCGCCTCTGGGATCGCACACCCGATAAGGTTGGCTCTCGACCGCCGTATCCGTCACTGATTACTCGCCTGCCCGCGGAGTCGAAGGCATGCGCGCTGCAGTACTCGAGGAGTACGGCGAACCGCTCGCGATCGAGTCGGTCGACCCCCCGGATCCCGCTCCTCACGGCGTCGTCGTCGACGTCGAGGCCTGCGGGATCTGTCGGAGTGACTGGCACGCCTGGCGGGGCCACGGCGAATGGGCCGACGATCAGGTGCCGATCGGGCAGATCCTGGGGCACGAGCCCGCGGGGACGGTCGCCCGCGTCGGGGAGAGGGTAGATCGGTTCGAGCCCGGAGACCGGGTCGCCGTTCCGTTCAACCTCGGCGAGGGTACCTGTCCGCAGTGTCGAAACGGCCACGGAAACGTCTGTGAGGACGGCTACGCCCTGGGATTCGAGGAGACGGTCCCCGGCGCGTTCGCCGAGCAGGTGTCCGTTCCCCACGCCGACTTCAACGTCGTCGCGCTCCCCGACGCGGTCTCGACGGTCGAGGCGGCCGCGCTGGGCTGTCGGTACGTCACGGCCTTTCACGCGCTTGCCCACCGGGCCGATCTCGCGGCCGGCGACTGGGTCGCGGTCCACGGCTGCGGCGGGCTCGGCCTCGCGGCGGTTCAGATCGCCGGGGCGCTCGGGGCGAACGTCGCGGCGGTCGACGTCCGCGAGGATCCCCTCGAGCTGGCGACCGACCTCGGCGCCGACGCCACGGTGGTCGCGGACGAGGACGTCGACGTCCCTGGCGAGATCGCGGCCGTGACGGATGGCGGCGCCCACGCCTCCGTCGACGCGCTGGGCCGGGCCGAAACCTGCCGGAACAGCGTCGACTGTCTGCGGACCCGGGGGACCCACGTCCAGGTCGGTCTGACGACCGACGCCGAGCGCGGCGAGATCGCCCTGCCGATGGACGAGCTCACCCGCTGGGATGTCACGATCGTCGGCTCGCGAGGGATGCCGCCGTCGCGGTACGACGAACTGCTGCGGCTGATCGAGACGGGACGGCTCGATCCCGGCGCGCTGGTCACGCGGGAGGTCGTCCTCGAGGACGTCTCCGAGCGCCTGGCCGCGATGACCGACTACGGGACCCGAGGGATCGAGGTCGTAAGCGAGTTCTGAGCGAGCCGTCACCGATCGGTTCTGGCTCGGGCGCTGACGGCACGGTCGACCGGAACGAACAGGAACCGATCGTACCGGTCCGCGTACGAGCCCAGCAGCGACTCGCCGTCGGCCGTCGAGATCCCGATGGCGTGTCGGTCACCGGCGTACTCCTCGGCGGCGTCGTTCGGATCGTAGACCGCGAACGCGATCTCGCCGTCGTCGACGGCGTAGTCGTAGAGCAACACGTAGTGGCCCTCGAGGACGTTCTCGCCGCTGATCGTTATCCCCGCCGTGCCGAACTCGTCGATCGCGGTCTGGAGCTCCCGGGCCTGCTTGCGGTAGTCGATCCGCTCGGGTTCGAGGAGCGGTCGCCGCTGGAGCCACGAGAGGGGATCGAGGAACTGCTGGCGGTGGAACCGTTCGACGTCGTCCCTGACCGGTGTCGCGTCGTCCTCGAGGGGGGCGTCGACGTGGTCGATCTCGCTCGCCGACTCGCGCTCGAGTGGGACGGCAGTCGGCTCCTCGTGGTACCACTGTGCGGCCGTCGCCATGCCGTAACAGTACCCCCTCGTCCCGAACAGTCGGCTGGCGTTCGCGTACAGCCGATCGACGATCGACCCGAGCTGCGGTTCGGCAGTCGACAGCGGGGCCGTTAGCCGCGTCCCCAGCGAGTCGTCGAGTCGAGTCGCCAGCGTCTCCCGCAGTTCGCGTCGCGAGACGAACTCCGTCGGTTCCGGCGGAACCGGGGGCGTCGCGTAGTTTTCGAAACCGAACCCGTCGACGCGGGGGTCGAACGCGACGCTATCGGGGACCGACTCGTCGCCCGACGCGGACCGCGAGCGCTCTCTGACAACGAGAGAGAGCGCGCCGACGCCGGCCGAAAGCGAGAACGCACCGAGCAGCTTGCGACGGGTGAGTCGTGGCATGGTCGAGGAAGTTGCGGTTCGACGGTAGCTGTCACGTCCTCGCACCGAGTAGTGATATATACGTGGCACTTGCAGTCTCCGGCACTCCTATGCGAATCTGCGGACCGGTACCGCTCCCGGTTTCACTTTCACCGTGCCAGCCAAACGCTCTTGACCCGCGCCTCCCCAGGTCGGGGTGATGGACGGGACCGACGAGCTCGCGTTGCCGGTCGCCGACGACGAGCTGCCGTTCGATCCGGACGCCGTCACGATCGAGGACGGCGACGTCCTCGAGCTGCTCGAGCCCGCGGTCCGGGAGTGGTGGCTCGAGGAGTTCGGCGAGTACGTCCCCGAGAACGACGGGTTCTTCACGCCGCCCCAGCAGGGAGCGATCCCGAAGATCGACGCGGGAACGAACACGCTCGTCTGTGCTCCGACAGGGTCGGGAAAGACCCTCGCGTCGTTTACCGCGATTATCAACGAACTCTACAGCGTCGCTCGCGACCTCGAGGAAGGTCTCGAGAACTCCGTCTACTGTCTCTACGTCTCGCCGCTGAAGTCGCTGGCAAACGACATTCACCGCAACCTCGAGGTTCCCCTCGAGGGGATCGAGTCGATCGCGAAAGAGCGCGCGGCGCCACCTGCCGTGGAACACTCAAGCGGTGAAGCCGCGAGGAGCGGTGAGGACGTCGGCGAGATCCGCCACGCGATCCGTCACGGCGACACCGCCTCGAGCGAGCGCCAGAAGATGCTCGAGGAGACCCCACACATCCTCAACACGACCCCGGAGACGCTCGCAATCTTGCTGAACTCACCGAAGTTCCGCGAGAAGCTCCGGACGGTGGAGTACGTCATCGTCGACGAGATCCACTCGCTGGCGGCGGGTAAACGCGGCACCCACCTGTCGGTGAGCCTCGAGCGCCTCGAGGCGATGGCCGAGAACGAGCTCACCCGGATCGGCTGTTCGGCAACGATCGAGCCGCTCTCGCGGGTCGCTGAGTTTCTGGTCGGACGCCAGAAGCCGGGCGGCGAACCCCGGGAGTACGAGATCGTCGACGCCCGCTTCGCCCGCGAGTTCGACCTCGAGCTCGAGTCGCCGACCGACGACCTGATCCACACGCCCCGCGAGCTCGTCCAGGACCGCTTCTACGAGCGCCTCCACGAGCACGTCCAGACCCACACCAACACGCTCGTCTTTACGAACACCCGCTCGGGCGCCGAACGGGTACTGCACAACCTCCGCGAGCGCTTCGACGCCTACGACGAGGCCAACTCGGCGTGTCACCACGGCAGTCTCTCGAAGGAGGTCCGCCAGGACGTCGAAGGACGGCTGAAACGCGGCGAGCTCGCGGTGGTCACGTCCTCGACCTCGCTAGAGCTAGGGATCGACATGCCCCACGTCGACCTCGTCGTCCAGGTCGGCTCCCCGAAGTCCGTCGCCGCCCTCCTCCAGCGGGTCGGGCGGGCGGGCCACCGTGTCGGCCAGACCGTGACGGGGCGGGTGATCGCGCTGGACCGTGACGAGCTGCTCGAGTGCGCGGTGATGCTCAAGAAGGCCGAGGAGGGGTTCGTCGACTCCGTCTCGATCCCCGAGGACGCCCAGGACGTCGCCAGCCAGCACGTCTACGGGATGGCGATCGCCGAGATCCGACCCGAATCCGAGGTCCGGGGGATCCTCCGGCGGGCCTATCCCTACCGGAACTACACCGACGAGGAGTGGGAGTCGCTCTGTCGGTACCTCACCGCCGAGTACGCCGGGCTCGAAGACAAGAACGTCTACGCGAAGATCTGGCGCGACGCGAACGACCCGCCTGGGGGCGAGCACCACCACGAGTCGTTCCCGGTCGGCGAACCCCTGATCGGCAAGCGGGGTCGACTCGCCCGGGTGATCTACATGACCAACATCGGGACGATCCCCGATTCGTTCACCTGCGACGTCCACACCCGCGCGAGCGACGAGTGGGTCGGCCAGTTAGACGAGGACTACCTCGACACCTTAGAGAAGGGCGACGTCTTCGTTCTCGGGGGCGACCACTTCGAGTACCGCTACCGGCGGGGGTCGAAGGTGTACGTCGACCGCACGAGCGCGCGGCCGACGGTCCCGTCGTGGTACTCCGAGCGACTTCCGCTCTCGTACGATCTGGGCTGTGAGATCCTCGCTTTCCAGCGGGAGCTGCTCGAGCATTACGAGGCGGGCGGTCCCTCCCGCGTTCGGGGCTGGCTGCGAGGGTTCCCGCTCGACGACGACAGCGTCCGGGCGATCGCGCGGCTGTTCGACCACCAGCTCCGGTACGCGGGGACCGAAAGCGTCAGCACCGACGAGCGCCTCGCCATCGAGGTCGAGCGCGACCGCGACGAGTACGAACGCCACTACTACGTCCACTCGAACTACGGGCGGAAGGTCAACGACGGCCTCTCGCGGCTGCTCGCGTACCACTGTGCCCAGGCGGCCACGGCCAACGTCAAGGTCGC
This genomic window from Natronococcus occultus SP4 contains:
- a CDS encoding ATP-dependent helicase, with protein sequence MDGTDELALPVADDELPFDPDAVTIEDGDVLELLEPAVREWWLEEFGEYVPENDGFFTPPQQGAIPKIDAGTNTLVCAPTGSGKTLASFTAIINELYSVARDLEEGLENSVYCLYVSPLKSLANDIHRNLEVPLEGIESIAKERAAPPAVEHSSGEAARSGEDVGEIRHAIRHGDTASSERQKMLEETPHILNTTPETLAILLNSPKFREKLRTVEYVIVDEIHSLAAGKRGTHLSVSLERLEAMAENELTRIGCSATIEPLSRVAEFLVGRQKPGGEPREYEIVDARFAREFDLELESPTDDLIHTPRELVQDRFYERLHEHVQTHTNTLVFTNTRSGAERVLHNLRERFDAYDEANSACHHGSLSKEVRQDVEGRLKRGELAVVTSSTSLELGIDMPHVDLVVQVGSPKSVAALLQRVGRAGHRVGQTVTGRVIALDRDELLECAVMLKKAEEGFVDSVSIPEDAQDVASQHVYGMAIAEIRPESEVRGILRRAYPYRNYTDEEWESLCRYLTAEYAGLEDKNVYAKIWRDANDPPGGEHHHESFPVGEPLIGKRGRLARVIYMTNIGTIPDSFTCDVHTRASDEWVGQLDEDYLDTLEKGDVFVLGGDHFEYRYRRGSKVYVDRTSARPTVPSWYSERLPLSYDLGCEILAFQRELLEHYEAGGPSRVRGWLRGFPLDDDSVRAIARLFDHQLRYAGTESVSTDERLAIEVERDRDEYERHYYVHSNYGRKVNDGLSRLLAYHCAQAATANVKVAVADNGFVLSMPLNRKLDLEGVLADLDPEDVRADLRAALEGTDLLQRYFRINATRALMILKRYKGYEKSASEQQVSSEMLLGFARDLEEFAVIEETYREILADKLNVAEIEAVVAAIDSGALAVERQLLDSPTPRAFGLATLSASDVVLAEDESAALQAFHERVLEEIGEESLRRLSGED
- a CDS encoding MBL fold metallo-hydrolase; this encodes MRVTFLGTGSAMPTGERFQTGVLVQDEGRTLLIDCGSGVLHRLQQSGVGYESVSTVLLTHHHLDHVADLLPLMKARWLAGEDHLEIVGPQGTKSLVDDLLDVHDYMQDRLDLQLREVHPGEFSVAGFDVAAYETRHSLPCLAYRFGDLFTFSGDSEAFAGLANFAEGSAILAHDCSFPDDVDVSNHPTPETLGRELADRELGRVYLTHLYPHTDGRHEEMLESIGNHYDGDVRFAEDLQTISIE
- a CDS encoding zinc-dependent alcohol dehydrogenase family protein, producing the protein MRAAVLEEYGEPLAIESVDPPDPAPHGVVVDVEACGICRSDWHAWRGHGEWADDQVPIGQILGHEPAGTVARVGERVDRFEPGDRVAVPFNLGEGTCPQCRNGHGNVCEDGYALGFEETVPGAFAEQVSVPHADFNVVALPDAVSTVEAAALGCRYVTAFHALAHRADLAAGDWVAVHGCGGLGLAAVQIAGALGANVAAVDVREDPLELATDLGADATVVADEDVDVPGEIAAVTDGGAHASVDALGRAETCRNSVDCLRTRGTHVQVGLTTDAERGEIALPMDELTRWDVTIVGSRGMPPSRYDELLRLIETGRLDPGALVTREVVLEDVSERLAAMTDYGTRGIEVVSEF
- a CDS encoding MMPL family transporter, translated to MSLPYRFSELLTSYSKIVIVVLLLTTALVGAGVPMVDDDSSLDQFEGESEEAQALEEMDDQFAAEGDENTTSVQLIHRDDEGNVLSQESLISSLEFQQEIHDNESLNETLADEDPITGVENILAMTAITNEEIDELEARADELEDREAELENRSDVLEEGIDEVTELQREYEEASADGDEAAADEIDAEIEATIDETVDEAELDADQADEYEEFAEDAREVESNRWMLERQAELPPEELPEYQELDEALEEIYTGATMGVLQEEYEQLEADAEALETQQAELENQAAAIEQQEAELEERTETLQSGLEDVIELEYEYELASAAGDEAAANEAEAEIEATVEETIAEAELDDQQAAEYEAAVETAREEITVSEEELAELAGGDAAELEAQQAELESQAAALEQQEAELEERTETLQSGLEDVIELEYEYELASAAGDDAAAAEAEEEIEATVEETIAEADLDDEQAAEYEAAVETAREEIDTDDVDELPTNGADELEAQQAELEERADDLADREADFEEQTETLEDGLLEAAELRAELAATDDEATAAELEDEIETTIQETIEEADLNGQQAAELEALAESDPEDVAADEDDLDPADGLGALAAAADGDSDALTTVATGILGSEYEQLEDDAAELDADREELEAQAAELEGDGDEAQPDPADAGLEPDEGELEEVFTAATAGVLEDEFAELEAEAEALEEQQEALEAEAAELEDAADADPDEFDPADAGIGPDEEELEEVFTAATAGVLEDEFAELEAEAEALEADGQALEDDAESLEQQEAELEERSGVLEDGLDDVLELQQEYEAASEAGDDAEAEAIEAEIETTIAEAAADAELDEDQTDQYEELAEQAREIESNRFAIEQMPDDPEESPEYQELNEALEGIYTGATLGVLEEEYEQLEDDAEALEEGWEELEEDDETPSLDEQVEALEDLDDEEFEDLLQDVLDEDDDGDEGAALGFMPSDYEPGSTEADARMTMVSQETAGGDDMEMGGEMDETLESQLDLRELANQDEQEYVVFGAGIITDEIENSMGDSLAIVGPLALLFVVVALAIAYRDPLDIAMGVVGIGGVLIWTFGFMGWTGIAFNQMMIAVPVLLIGLSIDYAIHVFMRHREQREAEGKTSTVRGSMTIALAGVGVALVWVTATTAIGFLANLVSPIAPIQEFGVVSAFGIIAALIIFGGLIPALKVEIDSLLESRGWDRRKRAFGTGEGGFTSALTLGSEAARKIPVIILIAALLLTAGGVYGATQVDTSFEEEDFLAESPPGWTENLPGSMAPGEYQAADDLDYINDNFQREDTQAQLLVDGDITDDTALQQLNESQEGAAQSDVVYTLPNGDADVQGPLSVMEDTAAENESFNESFQDADTSGDGVPDQNVEALYDELFEVNEDEASTVIHRTDDGEYESVRLIVATDGGAGFDEVTTELRSIAGDLDVAGTGDERNVDAGDGELNAFATGDPIVNHIVEQDLLETVLQSLLITLVAVFVFLSAAYKLTGNSATLGTVTLLPVAFAVSWILGTMYLLGMPFNVLTGMITSLTIGLGVAYSIHISARYTLELERQGNVWSAMHTTVTGTGGALLGSAATTVGGFGTLAFAILPALRQFGIITGMTIIYSFLASVIVLPTLLVLWTRYFGPDVSFDRSRTDAPTPAASDGGTEMETDTVSEDRSEDEP